In one Mycobacteriales bacterium genomic region, the following are encoded:
- a CDS encoding DMT family transporter, translating into MSRVPPYVRLLLLGLIWGTSFLFIKVALEGLPPLGVALGRTVAGAATMWAVVAARRLPVPRTWAVWRHVVVLSVLANVVPFALFSWGELHVSSGVAGVYNATTPLFTLLVAMAALPDERPTRERVAGVALGLLGVVVVLGPWRGVGQNTLLGQAACLVASASYGVGFNYVRRFVTPHRLHPATLTACQLAVATVLLGAVTPLAGGGVHLTARVVASVLALGALGTGIAFVLYHGLIRDLGATTASLVTFVVPVVAVALGVVALGEDLAWNLFAGAAVVVLGVALAEGRLRRRQPAAAS; encoded by the coding sequence GCTGATCTGGGGGACGTCGTTCCTGTTCATCAAGGTCGCGCTGGAGGGGCTGCCGCCGCTCGGCGTCGCGCTCGGCCGCACCGTCGCCGGCGCCGCGACCATGTGGGCGGTCGTCGCGGCGCGCCGGCTGCCGGTGCCGCGCACCTGGGCGGTGTGGCGGCACGTCGTCGTGCTCTCCGTGCTCGCCAACGTCGTGCCGTTCGCGCTGTTCTCCTGGGGCGAGCTGCACGTCTCCTCCGGCGTCGCCGGCGTCTACAACGCCACCACGCCGCTGTTCACGCTGCTCGTCGCGATGGCCGCGCTGCCCGACGAGCGGCCGACCCGCGAACGCGTCGCCGGTGTCGCGCTGGGCCTGCTCGGCGTGGTCGTCGTGCTCGGCCCGTGGCGCGGCGTCGGGCAGAACACGCTGCTCGGCCAGGCCGCCTGCCTCGTCGCGTCCGCGTCGTACGGCGTCGGCTTCAACTACGTCCGCCGCTTCGTCACCCCGCACCGGCTGCACCCGGCGACGCTCACCGCCTGCCAGCTCGCCGTCGCGACCGTGCTGCTCGGCGCCGTCACGCCGCTGGCGGGCGGCGGCGTCCACCTCACCGCCCGCGTCGTCGCGTCGGTGCTCGCGCTCGGCGCGCTCGGCACCGGCATCGCGTTCGTGCTCTACCACGGGCTGATCCGCGACCTCGGCGCGACCACCGCCTCGCTGGTGACGTTCGTCGTCCCGGTGGTCGCCGTCGCGCTCGGCGTCGTGGCGCTGGGGGAGGACCTGGCGTGGAACCTGTTCGCGGGCGCCGCCGTCGTGGTCCTCGGCGTGGCGCTCGCCGAGGGCCGGCTGCGCCGCCGTCAGCCCGCCGCGGCCTCGTAG